A region of Vigna radiata var. radiata cultivar VC1973A chromosome 6, Vradiata_ver6, whole genome shotgun sequence DNA encodes the following proteins:
- the LOC106763616 gene encoding WAT1-related protein At4g08290: protein MECCKKVYEWLCNAKAYLIILSLQFGSAGMYLITMDALNKGMSHYVFVVYRNIIATVALGPFAFFLERKVRPKMTIRIFSELMAVAFVEIILDQCFTFLGMKYTSASFASAVMNSVPSITFVLAIIFRLERMKLKEVGCLAKMIGTVVSLGGAFLMALYKGPILNIAGSSATNVGQPENVNDPSGNHWLSGACFLLIGCAGFAAFYILQTITLRKYPAEMSLATWVCFLGALQSGVLTIFMERNTHVWSLGWDSRLLAYAYSGIVTSAIQFYVQGMVIKTTGPVFVTAFNPLRMIIVTALACIVLSEKLHLGSIMGGVVVVVGLYLVVWGKSKEQKKHSMPASPEKETLQRQQQLPLSVLKSDDSNDNKLQMVIIGDKNHNMEESRTVNIENQQQ from the exons ATGGAATGTTGTAAGAAGGTGTATGAGTGGTTATGCAATGCAAAAGCATATCTCATAATATTGAGCTTGCAATTTGGGTCTGCTGGCATGTACCTTATCACCATGGATGCTCTCAACAAGGGCATGAGccattatgtttttgttgtttatcgCAATATCATCGCCACTGTAGCTCTTGGTCCATTCGCATTTTTTCTTGAAAG GAAAGTTAGGCCGAAGATGACAATTCGGATATTTTCAGAGCTTATGGCAGTGGCTTTTGTCGA GATAATACTTGATCAATGCTTCACCTTCTTGGGAATGAAGTACACCTCAGCATCATTTGCATCTGCGGTGATGAACTCCGTACCCTCCATTACCTTTGTACTGGCAATCATTTTTAG ATTGGAGCGTATGAAGCTTAAGGAGGTTGGATGCTTAGCCAAAATGATTGGCACTGTGGTTTCTCTAGGAGGCGCTTTTCTAATGGCACTGTACAAAGGTCCTATTCTTAATATTGCAGGCTCATCAGCCACCAACGTTGGCCAGCCTGAGAATGTCAACGACCCTTCTGGAAATCATTGGCTCTCTGGTGCATGTTTTCTCCTCATAGGCTGTGCTGGCTTCGCTGCTTTCTACATATTACAA ACTATAACATTGAGAAAGTACCCAGCAGAGATGTCCCTGGCAACTTGGGTTTGCTTTCTGGGTGCACTTCAGAGCGGTGTACTTACAATTTTCATGGAGCGCAATACCCATGTCTGGTCTCTGGGCTGGGATTCTAGGCTTCTTGCTTATGCATATTCG GGAATAGTAACATCAGCAATCCAATTTTATGTGCAAGGCATGGTTATAAAAACCACAGGGCCAGTGTTTGTGACTGCATTTAATCCCCTGCGTATGATCATAGTCACAGCATTGGCCTGCATAGTCCTCTCGGAGAAACTCCACCTTGGAAG CATTATGGGAGGAGTTGTGGTGGTAGTTGGGCTTTACCTAGTTGTGTGGGGAAAATCTAAAGAACAGAAGAAGCATTCGATGCCAGCGTCCCCTGAAAAGGAGACCCTGCAACGCCAGCAACAGCTACCACTTAGTGTACTCAAAAGTGATGACAGCAATGATAACAAACTTCAAATGGTCATAATTGGAGACAAAAACCACAACATGGAAGAAAGCAGAACAGTTAATATAGAGAACCAGCAACAGTGA